In bacterium, a genomic segment contains:
- a CDS encoding STAS domain-containing protein, whose amino-acid sequence MDLFEIQTEDLQDATVIHVRGEVDLATAPMLQSALQSAIESGRHVVVDLANATYVDLSGFRVLIAGKEALGERQALAVAASSPLVHRVVKIIELGTILPVFHSPRDALDFVRPHR is encoded by the coding sequence ATGGACCTGTTCGAGATTCAGACCGAAGATCTCCAGGACGCAACCGTTATTCATGTTCGCGGCGAAGTCGACCTCGCGACCGCACCGATGCTTCAAAGTGCTCTGCAGTCGGCCATCGAGAGTGGTCGGCACGTCGTCGTGGACCTCGCGAATGCGACGTACGTTGATCTGAGCGGCTTTCGGGTGCTCATAGCGGGCAAGGAAGCGCTCGGTGAACGACAAGCGTTGGCAGTGGCGGCGTCGTCTCCGCTCGTGCACAGGGTCGTTAAGATCATCGAGTTGGGCACCATCCTTCCAGTGTTTCATTCACCCCGGGATGCACTCGACTTCGTTCGCCCTCACCGCTGA